In Macaca thibetana thibetana isolate TM-01 chromosome 8, ASM2454274v1, whole genome shotgun sequence, one DNA window encodes the following:
- the LOC126960684 gene encoding cytochrome c oxidase subunit NDUFA4-like → MLFQILSQAKKHPSLIPLFVFIGAGGTGVALFVLHLALFNPDVSWDRKNNPEPWNKWGPNDQNEFYSLNIDYSKLKKEGPDI, encoded by the coding sequence ATGCTCTTCCAGATTCTCAGTCAGGCCAAGAAGCATCCGAGCTTGATCCCCCTCTTTGTATTCATTGGAGCTGGAGGTACTGGAGTAGCACTATTTGTCTTGCATCTGGCATTGTTCAATCCAGATGTTAGCTGGGACAGAAAGAATAACCCAGAGCCCTGGAACAAATGGGGTCCCAATGATCAAAATGAATTTTACTCACTGAATATAGATTACAGCAAACTGAAGAAAGAAGGTCcagatatttaa